Below is a window of Candidatus Zixiibacteriota bacterium DNA.
AACGTGAGGATCCTCCCGCCGAGGCACTCAAGGATATCTTTGGCAAATCGATAGCCGAGCTCCACAGGGGCTGGATAGAATATATCAGAGAAAAAAGTGGAATTAACATGGAGCGCTGATATGGCTGATGAAAGCTGGAAGACAGGTATTACCGAAATTGGCCCGGGCAGGATCCGCGTTAGAGGTTACGATATCACTAACCTGATGGAAAAGTGTTCGTTCGCCGAGACCGTGTTTTTAGCTCTCAAAGGAGAACTGCCCTCGGAGGCTGAAGCCCGTATGATGGAAGCGATTCTGGTCTCGTCGATCGACCACGGTGCTTCACCGCCCTCGGTTTTGGCGGCGCGGACTGTCATGTCGGCCGGCAATTCGCTCAACACAGCGGTGGCGGGGGGAGTGATGTCGATCGGTGATGTCCACGGTGGTGCTATTGAACAGGCCGCCCGGATATTTCAACAATGGTCTCAAAAAGAGGGCGATCTCGATGAGCTGGCCGGGGAGCTGGTCGACGACATGAAAGCCCGTAAAAAAAGACTGCCCGGCTTCGGCCACCGTCTGCACAAGACCGATCCGCGCACACTCAAGCTGTTTGAAATTGCATCAGAACTGGACTTCTCCGGTCGCAATATCGAATTTTGTAAAGCAGTCG
It encodes the following:
- a CDS encoding citryl-CoA lyase, which gives rise to MADESWKTGITEIGPGRIRVRGYDITNLMEKCSFAETVFLALKGELPSEAEARMMEAILVSSIDHGASPPSVLAARTVMSAGNSLNTAVAGGVMSIGDVHGGAIEQAARIFQQWSQKEGDLDELAGELVDDMKARKKRLPGFGHRLHKTDPRTLKLFEIASELDFSGRNIEFCKAVEKVLEAKSGRRLPINVDGAIAAVISDMGFDWRLGKGFFIISRVPGLIAHVFEEKTTQRPMRKLGNTNYEYDGPGEREKK